The following proteins are encoded in a genomic region of Terriglobales bacterium:
- a CDS encoding DUF4149 domain-containing protein, protein MLLALSLWLGGIIFFTAVEAPVILNHVHDKTLGGEIINQSLAKLHWLGIVCGLVFLLASLLRGFFSSENRKLLTLPHLLVVLMLAATAVSQHFILPAIAQLREAQANSAAEMQFQHLHNWSVGLEGAVLLLGLVLLYSQAGESH, encoded by the coding sequence ATGTTGCTCGCTCTCTCCCTCTGGCTGGGCGGAATCATCTTCTTTACCGCCGTCGAAGCTCCAGTCATTTTGAATCATGTCCATGACAAGACCTTGGGCGGAGAGATCATCAACCAGTCGCTCGCGAAGCTGCACTGGCTAGGAATTGTCTGTGGGCTGGTATTTCTGTTGGCATCGTTGTTGCGTGGCTTCTTCTCCTCAGAGAACAGAAAACTGCTCACACTTCCCCACCTTCTTGTCGTTCTGATGCTCGCTGCTACAGCCGTCTCGCAGCATTTCATCTTGCCTGCCATCGCCCAACTCCGTGAAGCGCAAGCCAACTCCGCCGCTGAGATGCAGTTTCAGCATTTGCACAATTGGTCGGTAGGATTGGAAGGTGCCGTCCTGCTGCTGGGGCTCGTACTTTTGTATTCCCAGGCCGGTGAGTCACACTGA
- a CDS encoding sialidase family protein, which yields MDAKAIEREVIVIQFNTLVDQARKRAVFLGVIVAMVMIAPVVQAQLLFTPPQKLSSNSASSHFAGEQLIAVDALGNINIVWLESTNSANVMFSRSIDGGLTFSTPINLSNNPSGAIGPSLALDASGNIYVAWSGVANFANGATAIFFTRSTDGGSTFSTPVNVSGPQPAVGASGQSMILDSGGNVYLVWSGSFDNNSLTYGPVFFSLSSDGGATFSPPVQVSNDQTQRAQVAVDASGNIDVVWYESVNGGGGHDPVFFSQSSDRGATFSTPITVSGDTFFPPEQQMTVDSQGNIYVVENLDPTQNGVDRDVWLAYSSDGGTTFSMTNISNNPGSNGPTQGQIALDSAGNVNVVWVEPTQLQIFYRRSTDGGATFSDPVNVSNDSFGYIENPQIIADPGGNINVVWDQNTGQFFDILFSRSSDGGSTFSSPQNISHDQGNSVTPVMAVDSLADAYFVWRDDSPHQNPPVWNIFFSRDVSFPVLNLNRKHRLPPARLR from the coding sequence GTGGACGCGAAGGCCATTGAGCGGGAGGTGATCGTGATTCAGTTCAACACCCTTGTTGACCAAGCCAGGAAACGTGCGGTATTCCTGGGCGTGATTGTGGCCATGGTCATGATCGCGCCGGTTGTCCAGGCGCAATTGCTTTTCACTCCGCCACAGAAACTCTCGAGCAATTCAGCCAGTTCGCACTTTGCCGGGGAGCAGTTGATCGCCGTCGATGCACTGGGCAACATCAACATCGTGTGGTTGGAATCAACGAATAGCGCCAATGTCATGTTCAGCCGTTCTATCGACGGTGGCCTGACCTTCTCGACGCCCATCAATCTCTCCAACAACCCAAGCGGCGCGATTGGGCCCTCCCTGGCGCTGGATGCAAGCGGCAACATCTACGTGGCATGGTCAGGAGTTGCCAACTTCGCTAACGGGGCCACGGCGATTTTTTTCACCCGCTCGACGGACGGAGGCAGCACCTTCTCAACGCCTGTGAATGTCTCCGGCCCTCAGCCCGCAGTAGGAGCATCTGGTCAGTCTATGATCCTGGATTCGGGCGGCAACGTGTACCTTGTGTGGTCAGGTTCTTTTGATAATAACAGTCTGACCTATGGTCCGGTCTTCTTCAGCCTGTCCAGCGATGGTGGCGCAACTTTCTCTCCCCCGGTCCAGGTTTCAAACGACCAGACGCAACGCGCGCAGGTGGCAGTCGATGCCAGCGGCAACATTGACGTTGTCTGGTATGAGTCAGTGAACGGCGGTGGAGGTCACGATCCGGTTTTCTTCAGCCAATCCAGCGACCGAGGCGCTACTTTCTCCACGCCGATCACCGTCTCCGGGGACACGTTTTTCCCACCGGAGCAACAGATGACGGTAGATTCACAGGGCAATATTTATGTTGTCGAGAACCTCGACCCAACTCAGAATGGTGTGGACCGTGACGTCTGGCTCGCCTATTCCAGCGATGGCGGCACGACCTTTTCGATGACCAATATTTCCAACAACCCAGGCTCCAACGGTCCAACTCAGGGACAGATCGCGCTGGACTCCGCTGGAAATGTCAATGTTGTCTGGGTGGAGCCTACGCAATTGCAAATTTTCTACCGGCGCTCAACCGATGGGGGCGCTACGTTCTCTGACCCTGTGAACGTCTCGAACGACAGTTTCGGCTACATAGAAAACCCGCAAATCATCGCGGACCCCGGCGGCAACATCAACGTCGTCTGGGATCAAAACACCGGCCAGTTTTTTGACATCCTGTTCAGTCGTTCCAGCGATGGCGGTTCTACCTTCTCGTCTCCCCAAAACATTTCCCACGATCAGGGTAACTCCGTGACCCCAGTCATGGCCGTGGATTCTCTCGCTGACGCGTATTTCGTTTGGCGAGACGATTCCCCACACCAAAACCCGCCCGTGTGGAACATCTTCTTCAGCCGCGACGTTTCTTTCCCTGTGTTGAATCTCAACCGGAAGCATCGCCTTCCACCGGCACGATTACGCTGA
- a CDS encoding MoxR family ATPase: MALETTTAAATLSQRAAQLESALHNVIRGNNEVVRMALVAVFARGHLLIEGVPGVGKTTLAHGLARSLDCGFQRIQFTSDMLPSDVLGISIYSAIEQKFEFKPGPVFTNVLLADEINRTTPKTQSALLEAMNEHQVTVDRASYPLPEPFLVIATQNPVEHHGTYPLPESQMDRFLLRVAMGYPEAGSERAIIRSEVGFARLDEVRPVLNAADVVAMQNEVMRVRVDDALAEYALAMVRKTRNSEHLALGVSPRGSQMLYRASQAMAFLEGRTFTTPEDFKRLAVLCFSHRVVVNARYASTSKKSQQAEEILREIVEKVPVPV; the protein is encoded by the coding sequence ATGGCCCTGGAAACGACAACGGCTGCCGCAACCCTCTCCCAACGGGCAGCTCAACTGGAATCGGCGCTGCACAATGTAATCCGCGGCAATAATGAAGTGGTGCGCATGGCGCTGGTCGCAGTCTTTGCGCGCGGACACCTGTTGATTGAAGGCGTCCCGGGCGTAGGCAAAACTACGCTGGCACACGGCCTGGCGCGCAGCCTCGATTGCGGCTTTCAGCGCATCCAGTTCACCAGCGATATGCTGCCCAGCGACGTGCTGGGAATTTCCATCTACTCCGCCATTGAGCAGAAGTTCGAGTTCAAGCCCGGCCCGGTTTTTACCAACGTGCTGCTGGCCGACGAGATCAACCGCACCACGCCCAAAACGCAGTCGGCGTTACTCGAAGCTATGAACGAGCATCAGGTCACAGTGGATCGCGCCTCGTATCCGCTCCCCGAACCATTTCTGGTGATCGCTACCCAGAACCCGGTGGAACACCACGGGACGTATCCTCTGCCCGAGTCGCAGATGGACCGCTTCCTGCTGCGGGTTGCCATGGGATACCCCGAAGCCGGCAGTGAGCGCGCAATTATCCGCTCTGAAGTTGGCTTTGCTCGACTGGATGAGGTCCGCCCAGTGCTCAACGCCGCCGACGTAGTGGCCATGCAAAACGAGGTCATGCGCGTCCGCGTGGATGACGCCCTCGCTGAGTATGCGCTGGCCATGGTCCGCAAGACGCGCAACTCCGAACATTTGGCACTTGGCGTCTCACCGCGCGGCTCGCAAATGCTCTACCGCGCCTCCCAGGCCATGGCCTTCCTCGAGGGCCGCACCTTCACCACCCCGGAAGACTTCAAACGCCTGGCCGTACTCTGTTTCTCGCACCGCGTAGTCGTTAACGCGCGCTATGCCTCGACCTCGAAAAAATCACAGCAGGCGGAAGAAATATTGCGCGAGATCGTGGAAAAAGTGCCGGTGCCGGTGTAG
- a CDS encoding zinc metalloprotease HtpX, giving the protein MGNTLKTAFLLTFMTLFLMFVGQVLGGQNGLIWALIIASVMNFVAYFFSDKIALAMYRAQPITREQFPRVYNVVERLTQRIGLPMPKIYLIPTPSPNAFATGRNPKHASVAVTQGILELLDDEELEGVLAHELGHVRNRDILTSSIAATLAGAVTLLARSAYWASLFGGYGGSRDDRNRGSNPIVMLLMLIFAPLAAMLIQLWVSRTREYAADETGAHFTGNPEALARALQKLDAYSKRMPLVASPSTAHLFIVKPYVSDLFSSLFSTHPPIPKRIERLTGRLTI; this is encoded by the coding sequence ATGGGCAATACATTAAAAACCGCGTTTCTGCTTACCTTCATGACTTTGTTTCTCATGTTTGTGGGCCAGGTGCTCGGCGGTCAAAATGGCTTGATATGGGCGCTGATCATTGCCAGCGTCATGAACTTTGTCGCTTATTTCTTTTCCGACAAGATTGCCCTGGCCATGTATCGTGCCCAGCCAATTACGCGCGAGCAGTTTCCGCGGGTTTACAACGTGGTGGAGCGTCTGACCCAGCGCATCGGCCTGCCCATGCCAAAGATTTACCTGATCCCAACACCCTCTCCCAATGCATTTGCCACAGGCCGCAACCCCAAGCACGCGTCAGTGGCGGTGACGCAGGGCATCCTGGAACTGTTGGACGATGAAGAACTGGAAGGCGTACTGGCGCACGAGCTTGGACACGTGCGCAACCGTGACATCCTGACCTCAAGCATCGCTGCCACTCTGGCGGGAGCTGTCACGTTGCTGGCGCGCTCTGCGTACTGGGCGTCTCTGTTTGGCGGATACGGCGGGAGCCGTGACGATCGCAATCGCGGCAGCAACCCGATTGTCATGCTGCTGATGCTGATCTTCGCGCCGCTTGCGGCCATGCTGATCCAATTGTGGGTTTCACGCACTCGTGAGTATGCCGCCGACGAAACCGGCGCACACTTTACCGGCAATCCTGAGGCACTGGCGCGGGCGCTGCAGAAGCTGGACGCCTATTCCAAGCGCATGCCCCTGGTTGCTTCGCCCTCCACGGCGCATCTTTTCATCGTAAAACCCTACGTTAGCGACCTGTTCTCCAGCCTATTCTCCACTCACCCGCCAATTCCCAAGCGGATTGAGCGGCTTACCGGGAGATTGACGATTTGA